A segment of the Bordetella flabilis genome:
TTTCCATTTCCAGGACGGCGCGCTGTACGCGGAAGGCGTCCCGCTGCAATTGCTGGCCGAACGGCTCGGCACGCCCCTGTACGTCTATTCGCGCGCCGCGCTGCAGGCCGCCTGGGCTTCGTATCGCGACGCCATCGGCAGCCGCGACATCCTGGTGTGCTACGGCATGAAGGCCAATTCCAACCTGGCGGTGCTGAAAGAATTCGCGCGCCTGGGCGCCGGCTTCGACATCGTATCGGGCGGGGAGCTGCAGCGCGTACTGGCCGTGGGCGGTGACCCGGCCAAGATCGTTTTCTCCGGCGTCGGCAAGCAGGCCTGGGAAATACGCCAGGCCCTGGACGCCGGCGTAAAGTGCTTCAACGTGGAATCGGAAGCCGAGCTGCATTTGCTTTCCGACGTGGCGGTGTCCATCGGCAAACAGGCCAATGTGTCGCTGCGCGTCAATCCGGACGTCGACGCGGGCGCGCATCCCTATATTTCCACGGGGTTGAAAGAGAACAAATTCGGCATCGCCATCGCCGATGCGTTGCGGGTGTACCAGTCCGCCGGCGCGCTGCCCGGTCTGCGGCTGACCGGCGTCGATTGCCACATCGGTTCGCAGATCACCGAAGTCGCGCCCTATCTGGACGCGCTGGATAAGTTGCTGGCCCTGATCGACACCCTGAAGGCCAGCGATATCGAGATCGAGCATCTGGACCTGGGCGGCGGGCTGGGCATCCGCTACACCGACGAAACGCCGCTCGCGCCGGCCACCTTGCTCGACCAGGTCTATGCGCGGCTCCAGGCCCGCGGCCTGGACCATCTGAAGCTCATCCTGGAGCCGGGGCGTTCGATGGTCGGCAATGCAGGCGTGCTGCTCACGACGGTGCAGTTCCTGAAGCATGCGGAAGCACGCAACTTCGCCATCGTGGACGCAGCCATGAACGACTTGCTGCGTCCGACCTTGTACGACGCCTGGCATGGGGTTCTGCCCGTCAGCCCGCGTGACGGCGTGCCGCTCGAATACGATGTGGTCGGCCCGGTCTGCGAAAGCGGCGACTGGCTGGCCAAGGGCCGCGCGCTGGCCATCGAGCGCGGTGATGTCCTGGCCGTGGAATCCGCCGGCGCCTACGGCATGGTGATGGCAAGCAACTACAACACCCGTCCACGCGCGGCCGAGGTCATGGTCGACGGCGCCCAGTACCACGTGATCCGCCAGCGCGAAACGGTGACGGACCTGCTGCGCGGGGAATCCACGCTGCCTTGACGCGGTGCGGCCGGACGCTTCGCCGTTGCAAGGCCGCCGCCCCTCCAAGCCATGAAAGGAAAAGGCGCCGAAGCGCCTTTTTTCCCTATGGCAGGGACGAAGGCGCGCTCAAAGCGCGCCTACGCCGCTACAGCTGTCCGTACGAGTGCAGGCCGGACAGGAACATGTTCACCCCCAGGAAAGCGAAACCGGTGACCAGCAGCCCGACCAGCGCCCAGTAAGCCGCCATGGCGCCGCGCAGGCCCTTGATCAGCCGCATGTGCAGCCAGGCGGCATAGTTCAGCCAGACGATCAGGGCCCAGGTCTCCTTGGGGTCCCACTGCCAGTAGGCGCCCCAGGCGTCGGCCGCCCACAGCGCGCCCAGTATCGTCGCGACCGTGAAAAACGCGAAGCCGATGGAAATCGCGCGGTACATGATGTCGTCCAGCACGGCCAGCGGCGGCAGCGCGGCGGCGACCCGGCGCCGGCCCAGCAGAATGGCGCCGACGATGACGGCGCCCACGCCGAAGTACAGCATCCAGGCCGCCGACAGGCCGCCCGTACGGAACACCATGGGCTCCGCGCAGAGCAGCACGCCCAGCACGAACAGCGGCGTCAATTTTCGCCAGGACGTGGTTTCGCCGTGCTCCTTCACCAGGTAGGCGAAGCCGACCATGGCCGCCAGCGAAAAGGTGCCGTATCCAATGAAATTGGCCGGCACGTGCAGCTTCATCCACCAGCTTTTCAGCGCCGGCACCAGCGGCTGGATCTGCGCGGCGTCGCGGGTGAAGGCGTACCACAGCAGGAACATCACGGCGGACGAGATGATCAGCAGGACGAAGCCGCCTAGCGCGCGCGTGGCGTAGCGGCGCTCGTAGTACAGGTAGAACAGGGCGGTGATCAGCGAGAACAGCACGAAGACTTCGTACAGGTTGCTGACCGGGATATGGCCCAGGTCGGGGCCCATCATGTGGCTTTCGCGCCACCGCACCAGCATGCCGGTCACGCCGGCGAAGACCGCGGCCCAGGTCAGCGCCGTACCCAGCCAGGCCGCCGTCGGGCTGAACAGGCCCAGCCAATAACAGGCCGTCGCCAGGACGAACAGCGCGGACATCCACAGAATGGCCGACTGCGACGACAGCAGGTACTTCAGGAAAAACACCTGCTCGGCGCGCGCCAGGTCCTGCCCGTACAGCATTACGGCCAGGCCGGCGGCCAGCGCCACGGCAATCATCAACCGGCGCAGCGGGCGCCACAGCCACCCCAGCCACGTCAACACCACCACGGCGCCGCCCAGGATCAGCTTCTCGTAATAGTCCATGGACCCGGCGAAGCGAGTCAGCGCGTAGCCGGCGCCCGCGGCCAGCAGCAGGAAGAACACCGCGTCCGTCCAGTCGGGGCGGCCGCGCCGGATACGCGCGTCGCCGCTTTCGGCGATGTCCTGCTCCCAGAGCGTATCGTGCGACGAGGAGGATAGTGCGGATTGGGACATGTGCTACCTCACTGCTTCAGGCGCAGCAGCGCCGCTTGGAGTCTTTCGAATTCACGATGGAAGTCCAGTGTACGCCGCTGCGACGTCATGGCCGCGTGTACCGTACTGCCCTGGCCCTGCGGCCCCGGCGCGACCCACACCCACACTCGCCGGTCGCGGATATAGAACATGCTGAACACGCCAAGGATCAGCAGCAGGCAGCCCAGGTAGACAATGCGCTTGCCGGGCGTGCGGCTGACCTGGAACACGCTGGCCTGCACTTGCTTGAAATCCGCCAGCGAATAGAAAACCGGTGCCGGGTACATGGCCAGGTCGGACAGCGCCGCCACGGCCACCCGCGACCAGACCGCGGCGCGTTCGCCGGCCTCGCCGTCCACGGGCAGCGGCGCCAGGCCGGCGCGCTCGCGCTCCATGACGCGCAGTTCGGCAACCGTCGCGCCGATCAGGCGCACCACGATATCGGCGGCGCGTTCCAGCTCGGAGGGCGGCGCATTGCTTTGCAGGAAACCGGCCACGGCCTGCAGGCCGCCTTCCGAAAACGTCTGCAGGGCGCGCTCCGCCGCCGTCTGCAGGGGCTGGCGGTCGGTGCCTGGCGCCGCGTTCTTGTCGGCGAAACGGCGCGCGGCTTCCACCCTGGCCTGCGGGTCGGCCAGCAAGGCCCGCACACGCATGAATTCGGCCACGGAGTTGTCGTCGTCCGCCGGCAGGCGCAGGTAGCGATAGTTCTCGCCGGCGTTGTTGCGCACCCCGGCCAGGAACACCGGGAAGCCGTCCAGGACCACGGGCAGCATGTAGTTGCGGAACTCATGGGACTGGCCGCTGGCATCGACCAGGCGGTATTCGACGCTGGGTCCCACATTGCGCAGGTGCTCGTTCTTCTTGCCTGCCGCGCTGCCCGCCACCGAGGCCACGTCCTGCGCGAAGTCGCGCGGCGCCTGCGGCGTGCCGCCGGAAAGGTCCTCGACATTGATGGGTCGCAGCGCCGTGATGTCCACGCGCAGGTCGCGGACATCCGCCGGCACGTCCTTGCCCTCTTCGGCCGCCTTGCCAACCGTGCCCGACACGCTGAAGGGCTGCGCGCTCGCGCCCTTCAAGGGGTAGCCCAGCAGCTTGACCGTGCTGCCGCCATCATCGAAGCTGGACTGGTACACGGTCACGCCCTTGTAGCGCAGCGGCTCGTTCACCTCGATGGTCTGGTCGAAGGTCTTGCCGGTGTCGGGATCGCGCACTTCGACTTCGCTGGCGAAACGGCTCGGCATGCCGGTAGAGTAATAGTCGACGATGAACTTCTTCAGGGTCAGGGTGAAGGGAATCGGCTGCACCAGCGCGCCGTCGCCTACCATCACCACCGCGTTGTTGGCGCGCCCCCCTTCCGGGATCATCATGCTGGACCGGAAGCTGGGGTTGTTCATCGAAAGCCGGCCGCTGGGGGGAACCTCGCTTATAAGCATGTTCTCCACGATGGGATGCTTGCCCCCCAGCCAGACTTGCAGCCGCACCAGCATCTCGCTATCGAGCAGGCCGCCCACGCAGATCACGATCATCGCGGTATGCGCGAACACATAGCCCAGCCGGTTGGCGCTTCCCTTTTTCGCAGCCAGCAGCACGCCGTCGCCGTCCTGGCGTTCCTTCAGCGCGTAGCCTTGCCGCTTCAACAGTTCGCGGACGCGCCCGGCGGTGTCGGCGGCCGGCGCGGCGTTGTCGAACTCCACGCGTTGCGGAAAGGCGCGCAGGCTGGATACGCGCACGTATTCGCGGAACGATACGGCGTCCCGCAGCATCTTCGGCGCGTTGCGCGTCAGGCATACCCCGGTGGAGACCACCAGGAAGGTCATGATCAGCAGGAACCACCAGCTGTTGTAGACGTGCCAGAGCGAGAATTTATCGAAGACGGCGTACCAGAAGGGGCCGAACTGGTCGATATAGGCCGACGACGACTGGTTCTGCACCAACACCGTCCCGACGATGCTCGCCACGCAGATGAACATCAGCAGGCTGACGGCAAAGCGCATGGAACCCATCAGCTCGAAAGCGTCGGCGGGCAGGGTGCGCAGGGAATGGCGGTGGGACGGCTGGTTCGGATGCATACGAAAAGGGGGTCGCCGATGAACCCGACGGCCCCCTTCCTTCAGACAGTGCGATCCCGGGATGGTTCGGGACCGGCGGTTTCGGTCAGCGCAAGCCCGCGGCGTAGTCCGAGACGGCCTTGATGTCGTCGGCGGTCATGCGACTGGCAATGCTGTGCATGGGTTCGCTGTTGTTGCGATACCCGTTCTGGAAGAGGACCAGTTGTTCCTGGATATACGAAGGAAACTGGCCCGACAGGCGCGGATACTGGGCCGGGATACCGGCCCCGTTGGCGGCGTGGCAGCTGGCGCAGGCGGGCACCTGGCGATCGGCCAGGCCGGCGCGCCAGATACGTTCGCCGCGTTCGACCAGCGATTTCTGCCCGGCGGTGGCGGGCTCCTTCAACTGCTGGGTGGACAGGTACAACGCGACGTTGGCCATGTCCTGCGGCGTGAGCTGCTGGACGATGGCGGTCATCGGCGTGGGGTTGCCTTCCGGTCCGCTACGAACGGGTACCTTGGCGCCTTCCTTGAGCTGGAAGTCGCTCAATTGCTTGGCAAGGTATTCGTGCGGCTGGGCAGCGATATTCGGATTGGCGGGGATGGTGCTATTGCCGCCCGCCCCATGACAGCTGACACAGGCCAGGACGCCGCGCGAGGGATCGCCATTGGTGTAGAGCTGTTCGCCCTTGGCCGCGTCCGGCTTGGCCGCGGGCGCCGTTGCATCGGCCGCGAAACTGGGGAAAACGGCGGTCGTACCCAGCATCAACCCGCCTACTACCAACATCCGGGACAGCACACGCTTCATGAAAACCTCGACGTTCGCAGCATCGATACACGGCGCTCGATGCGCGCCGCTTATGATTTGCCTATGTTTTCCATTCGCCTGCCACCTGTCGGTGTTCCGCGGTGTTTTCCGAGATTGGTGATGCGACGCGGCGTGCTACACCGAGGGGGCTGGCGCCCACCCTTGCAAACGCCGGATTATACAATAGGGCCCACAGCCCTCCTTGACCCCTCTCCCGTGTCCCTCCTTCATCGCGCCTCCTTCTTCGTTTCGGCAGCCCGCATAGACCAGCTGCCCGCCCCCGGTGCGCCGGAAGTCTGTTTCGTGGGCCGGTCCAACTCGGGCAAGTCCACCGCCATCAATGTCCTGACCAACCAGCGC
Coding sequences within it:
- a CDS encoding cytochrome c biogenesis protein ResB, yielding MHPNQPSHRHSLRTLPADAFELMGSMRFAVSLLMFICVASIVGTVLVQNQSSSAYIDQFGPFWYAVFDKFSLWHVYNSWWFLLIMTFLVVSTGVCLTRNAPKMLRDAVSFREYVRVSSLRAFPQRVEFDNAAPAADTAGRVRELLKRQGYALKERQDGDGVLLAAKKGSANRLGYVFAHTAMIVICVGGLLDSEMLVRLQVWLGGKHPIVENMLISEVPPSGRLSMNNPSFRSSMMIPEGGRANNAVVMVGDGALVQPIPFTLTLKKFIVDYYSTGMPSRFASEVEVRDPDTGKTFDQTIEVNEPLRYKGVTVYQSSFDDGGSTVKLLGYPLKGASAQPFSVSGTVGKAAEEGKDVPADVRDLRVDITALRPINVEDLSGGTPQAPRDFAQDVASVAGSAAGKKNEHLRNVGPSVEYRLVDASGQSHEFRNYMLPVVLDGFPVFLAGVRNNAGENYRYLRLPADDDNSVAEFMRVRALLADPQARVEAARRFADKNAAPGTDRQPLQTAAERALQTFSEGGLQAVAGFLQSNAPPSELERAADIVVRLIGATVAELRVMERERAGLAPLPVDGEAGERAAVWSRVAVAALSDLAMYPAPVFYSLADFKQVQASVFQVSRTPGKRIVYLGCLLLILGVFSMFYIRDRRVWVWVAPGPQGQGSTVHAAMTSQRRTLDFHREFERLQAALLRLKQ
- the lysA gene encoding diaminopimelate decarboxylase gives rise to the protein MTPSLSGAALPAGHPHFHFQDGALYAEGVPLQLLAERLGTPLYVYSRAALQAAWASYRDAIGSRDILVCYGMKANSNLAVLKEFARLGAGFDIVSGGELQRVLAVGGDPAKIVFSGVGKQAWEIRQALDAGVKCFNVESEAELHLLSDVAVSIGKQANVSLRVNPDVDAGAHPYISTGLKENKFGIAIADALRVYQSAGALPGLRLTGVDCHIGSQITEVAPYLDALDKLLALIDTLKASDIEIEHLDLGGGLGIRYTDETPLAPATLLDQVYARLQARGLDHLKLILEPGRSMVGNAGVLLTTVQFLKHAEARNFAIVDAAMNDLLRPTLYDAWHGVLPVSPRDGVPLEYDVVGPVCESGDWLAKGRALAIERGDVLAVESAGAYGMVMASNYNTRPRAAEVMVDGAQYHVIRQRETVTDLLRGESTLP
- a CDS encoding c-type cytochrome, with amino-acid sequence MKRVLSRMLVVGGLMLGTTAVFPSFAADATAPAAKPDAAKGEQLYTNGDPSRGVLACVSCHGAGGNSTIPANPNIAAQPHEYLAKQLSDFQLKEGAKVPVRSGPEGNPTPMTAIVQQLTPQDMANVALYLSTQQLKEPATAGQKSLVERGERIWRAGLADRQVPACASCHAANGAGIPAQYPRLSGQFPSYIQEQLVLFQNGYRNNSEPMHSIASRMTADDIKAVSDYAAGLR
- the ccsB gene encoding c-type cytochrome biogenesis protein CcsB codes for the protein MSQSALSSSSHDTLWEQDIAESGDARIRRGRPDWTDAVFFLLLAAGAGYALTRFAGSMDYYEKLILGGAVVVLTWLGWLWRPLRRLMIAVALAAGLAVMLYGQDLARAEQVFFLKYLLSSQSAILWMSALFVLATACYWLGLFSPTAAWLGTALTWAAVFAGVTGMLVRWRESHMMGPDLGHIPVSNLYEVFVLFSLITALFYLYYERRYATRALGGFVLLIISSAVMFLLWYAFTRDAAQIQPLVPALKSWWMKLHVPANFIGYGTFSLAAMVGFAYLVKEHGETTSWRKLTPLFVLGVLLCAEPMVFRTGGLSAAWMLYFGVGAVIVGAILLGRRRVAAALPPLAVLDDIMYRAISIGFAFFTVATILGALWAADAWGAYWQWDPKETWALIVWLNYAAWLHMRLIKGLRGAMAAYWALVGLLVTGFAFLGVNMFLSGLHSYGQL